One Hordeum vulgare subsp. vulgare chromosome 4H, MorexV3_pseudomolecules_assembly, whole genome shotgun sequence DNA window includes the following coding sequences:
- the LOC123448825 gene encoding probable nicotianamine synthase 6, whose amino-acid sequence MDAQNKEVDALVQKITGLHAAIAKLPSLSPSPDVDALFTDLVTACVPPSPVDVTKLGSEAQEMREGLIRLCSEAEGKLEAHYSDMLAAFDNPLDHLGMFPYYSNYINLSKLEYELLARYVPGGIAPARVAFIGSGPLPFSSYVLAARHLPDAMFDNYDLCSAANDRASKLFRADKDVGARMSFHTADVADLTGELAAYDVVFLAALVGMAAEDKAKVIAHLGAHMADGAALVVRSAHGARGFLYPIVDPQDIGRGGFEVLAVCHPDDDVVNSVIIAHKSKDVHANERPNGRGGQYARGAVPVVSPPCRFGEMVADVTHKREEFTNAEVAF is encoded by the coding sequence ATGGATGCCCAGAACAAGGAGGTTGATGCCCTGGTCCAGAAGATCACCGGCCTCCACGCCGCCATCGCCAAGCTGCCGTCCCTCAGCCCATCACCCGACGTCGACGCGCTCTTCACCGACCTGGTCACCGCGTGCGTCCCCCCGAGCCCCGTGGACGTGACCAAGCTCGGGTCGGAGGCGCAGGAGATGCGGGAGGGCCTCATCCGCCTCTGCTCCGAGGCCGAGGGGAAGCTGGAGGCGCACTACTCCGACATGCTGGCCGCCTTCGACAACCCGCTCGACCACCTCGGCATGTTCCCCTACTACAGCAACTACATCAACCTCAGCAAGCTGGAGTACGAGCTCCTGGCGCGCTACGTGCCGGGCGGCATCGCCCCGGCCCGCGTCGCGTTCATCGGCTCCGGCCCGCTGCCGTTCAGCTCCTACGTCCTCGCCGCTCGCCACCTGCCCGACGCCATGTTCGACAACTACGACCTGTGTAGCGCGGCCAACGACCGTGCGAGCAAGCTGTTCCGCGCGGACAAGGACGTGGGCGCCCGCATGTCTTTCCACACCGCCGACGTAGCGGACCTCACCGGCGAGCTCGCCGCGTACGACGTCGTCTTCCTGGCCGCGCTCGTGGGCATGGCTGCCGAGGACAAGGCCAAGGTGATCGCGCACCTCGGCGCGCACATGGCGGACGGGGCGGCCCTCGTCGTGCGCAGTGCGCACGGGGCACGTGGGTTCCTCTACCCGATCGTCGATCCCCAGGACATCGGTCGAGGCGGGTTTGAGGTGCTGGCCGTGTGTCACCCCGACGATGACGTGGTGAACTCCGTCATCATCGCACACAAGTCCAAGGACGTGCATGCCAATGAACGTCCCAACGGGCGTGGTGGACAGTACGCGCGGGGCGCGGTGCCGGTGGTCAGCCCGCCGTGCAGGTTCGGTGAGATGGTGGCGGACGTGACCCACAAGAGAGAGGAGTTCACCAACGCGGAAGTGGCCTTCTGA